The Calonectris borealis chromosome 28, bCalBor7.hap1.2, whole genome shotgun sequence genome segment GTGCAGCTCCAGGAGGGATGGATGCCCCTTCTCCGAGAGGTGCCACTGGCATCCACACAGGACCGGGCTGGCTAGCAAAGCCCGTGCCTGCCCCCAGCACAACGAGCCCTGGGACACGCGGCCAGGAGAGGAGATGGCACCCATGAGCCTCCaaagcccggggggggggctgggacggGTGTTGCCTACCGCAGGAGGCGAATTTGAGGGAGAGGACGCAGCTTTCATGGAGGTGCAGCTGGTATTTGTCCGGTTTGGTCACGTGCAGGATCTCCACGTTGCTGCTCTCCATGCCCACCGCCAGCCACTCTCCCGTCGGGCAGTACCCCAGGGAGAAGAtctgggggggggaagaggctCAAGGCACCAGCACGGCAGGTCCCGGCCGGCCCCACGCTGCTCccagccggccccagcccctaCCTGAGAGCTGAAGTCGTGCTGCTGCAGCTGACGCCCCTCCCGCAGGTCCCAGCACCGCACCGTGTTGTCCAGTCCCCCTGTCCACAGCTTGGTGCCATCGTTAGAGATGTCAATGCAGCTGGCACCATCCGTGTGACCTTGAAACTGCCTGGGAAAGAGGGGGACGGAGAGGGCGAGGGCACGGCCGTCAGGGCTGCCAGTTGCCTGCAGCGCAGAGCGTGAGCCAGGGCCGTACCCAGTAGTGAGGAGGGGGAGATCCCTGCCGCAAGGACAGGGACTGGCCCATGGCCAGGGTTAGACCGCGGGGAGGGGTAGGGACACCCCTGGAGGGGACTAAGCCGTTCCTGGCCCGAGGAGCCCcgagctccccctgccccaggctcacCTGACCAGGGTCTGGTTCTGCAGGTCCCATACCACGATGTTGCCGTCgctgcagcaggagaagcagaCTTTGGCATCGGGGCTGATGGCCAGGGCGTAGCAGGCGGGGGCAGAGGAGGTGAGTTCGGCCTTGATGCGGGGCGTGGGGGCTGCCAGGTCCCAGATGGAGAGGGTGCTGGCCTCCCCCCCCACGATCAGGCTGCGGCCGTCGGGGAGCAGCTTGCAGGAACGGATGTAGTTGTCACGGTTCTGGGATGCAGGAGAGAAGACCCCGTTaaccccttcccctccagcccttctgcACCCATCCCAGACTGCGTGGTCACCCCGGGGCCAGCAGCTCATCCcaagggcaggagcagcagcagtggggcagACCCACAGCCGCCCTCCcgggacagcagggctggggcaggggtgcaGCCCACCCCATCCCATTCCCAGAGCAGTCACCCTGGCCAGCCCCCACAGGAGCCCCTCAATTTATTACTGGCCTATGAACAGCCTTGGGGACACCCTCGCCCCGCAGTgtccctgccagcagctgcccgGCCGGTCCTGGAGCAGACGAGGGGCAGCTGCGGAGGCAGCTCCAACAAGACTACAACAGCCCACAGCTCCGAGCACTAAAACACCATTTTCCCCCGCTCCTGAATTTCTGATGCAGCTTGAAATTATCATGACTCAGTCATTTCCTGGTATCTTCAAGGTCAGCACCATCCAGGAATAATATTTGTCAGGCTGCCCAGGCCCCAAGGCCAGCAAGTTGAGGAGAGGACCTGGGTTTGGCTGTTCAAAGCAGGCCCAGGGACTCCAGCAgcccgtttaaaaaaaaaaaacaaaaaaaaactcaaaagaaCATCGGTTAAAAATACTCTCAGGTGATGGCTGTGCCTCCAGCTTGGCTCTGGTGAGTTGCTGTGGTCTGACAgtccatttcatttatttttaaaggaaataggAGTTCTCCCTCCAGCCAGACCCACACAAGGGAAAGCAGAAACAAGGACAGAGCTGAATCCGAGTGATGCTTCAGCCCATGCGATTCTGGCCCGTACGAAGTATCTGGCCAGGGGGTTGACACTGGCAAAGGCTTGTCTTGGGGCAGGTGCTGTCAGACAAAGCAGCGCCAAGGAATAAAAGCTCCCCAATGGTTTGGGACGCTCAGAACAGACGAGGCGGCGCAGGGGGGCACACGGGCAGCGCGGAGCCAccatccctccccagcagccccgcaTTGCCCCCCACTTCGAAACGCAGACGGAGACTCTCCTGGGTGCACATCATCGCTTTCAGATGCCCCCTGCGGTCTCCGATGGGGACCCCAGACCCCGTCTTCACCACAGCAGGGAAACAGGGAGACAAGCCGTGCCAGAGCGGCGGCGCGCCCCTCCTTACCAAGCAGTCCAGCTGAGCCACAGCCGTCTTGGTGCCCGGCTGCCCCACGTCCCACACCTTCACGCAGCCCTTGCCCCCGGTGTAGACGTGTCGCGTGGAGTTGCTGATGGTGACGGCGCAGACCACCTCGCCGTGGGTCAGGGTGTGGAGCTGCCGCGCGTGGCGGGGGATGCCAGAACCGATGAGGGCGTCGGGTGGAAAAGGCACCGGTTGCATTTGCCCGTCGGCGCTGACGTGGAAGGAGTAGGCGCTGGAAGAGGACAGATCAGTGAAAACCACCTGAAGATCCCCCGCGGAGAGTGGCCGGCGCCGCATCGGACCCAGCGTGCCCGACACGGGCAGCGTGGTTTGGAGTCGGAGCCGTGAGCAGAGCGGCACCCGGTGAAGCCTGGCCACTGCTCACAAcgggtgccccctccccaaggCCGTGCTCCTCATCCCTGCTGGCCCTGGCCCGCCTGCGTCTCCCAGGAcaccccgtcccctgtccccagcaagcccccagcgcagccccacTTACGGTTTCCCCGAAGTCCCCACTTGCATGCCAGCCGCCAGCCCTGGGATGCGCATGTGGGGGTGCGGGTCGTAGCCCAcctggggggggacagcgggtgaGAGCAGCTCGCGCCCAACAGCCCCCAGGGTCCCGCGGGGACGAGGTTCACGTACCAGGGGGGAGCGCCCGTAGCTGCCGGCTCCcacggcagccgcagccccgttGAGCTGCGGGGACATGAGGTGGAGGCTGGCATAGGCGCCGGTGCCAGCCATGTCCCCATTAACCGCGGGGTGGGCCATGCCAAAGGTGGCCGAGTAGGGGCTCTGCACTCCCAGCGGGTTCCTCAGGCCCAGGGCTGCCAGGAGAGAGGTGGCATGAAGGGTCCGTCCCTATGGGGGCCGGCGGGACcagagctgccccctccccaccccgggcccTGGCGGGGCCGAGCTCACCCAGCGGGTCTACAGGAGCCTTGGCGGCGGTGGGGCGAAACTGCTGGGCACCACTGGAGCCCGGGGCCACGACGTCGCCCTGGGAGGTGGGGGTGCTGGACTTCAGGCTGGGTGTCCCTGCCTTCTCCACCTGCCAGGAACAGAGCGGGGAGACCTGACAGCCGCGCTCCCGCCCTGCTGGGCAGGGGGGGGGGTCTCCTCAGGTCCCCCCGCAGCGAGCTGGTCCCCGTTTCTCACCCCTGatggcagcccagcccagccagtgCTGCAGGGTCTGCGGGATGGGACACGAGAGGGGATCTAACGGAGCAGGagccccccctgtccccccagcatTGCCTTCGTTGGGGGGCGGGTGGACCCGTGGCCAGCGGCTCTGCCAGCCGAGCCCGGGCAGCGGGGACGCGAGCACAACCCCCGAGCGAAGCATCCCCCCACGCAGCGCACGTACCGTGGGCACATCCTTGCTCCGAGACGGGGACGTGCTGCTCGAGGAGGCCATGGAGGTCGGGCTGAGTGGTAtggcctccttcctccccagtgGGACCTTCTCCACCCCGTTCTCCCGGGAAGAGTAGGAGTGGACGCTGTGCGGGGAAGAGGGGTCCTGGGAgcaggggggggaagggaaatcaagaggcagcagagcaggcaggagcgtgGGGACGTCCCAGGCCATGGTGGCTCAAGTGAGGGCCAGGCTGGGAGCCGGGATCCAGGGGCTCATCGCTGCCATCAGCGAGGGCCGGTGAGCACGACTCGGGGGTCCCACCGCCACCTCCCCGCGGTGCCCACCTCCGCCTGTAACAGCCTGTTAGCCCCCTACTCGAGCAGAGGGACGGGCAGCAcatgccacccccagcccctggcacACTCACCTCATCCACCACCAAGTTGTCTTCGCTTTTGTCCGCATCGCTGCCCTGAAACGCAGAGGATGGTTGGAGGCGGAGGGGCCGAGGCTGCCCTCGCTCCCACCCGGGAATGCCGGAGGTGCGGGCAGCTCCGCTCATCACCCCACAAGAGGGGACGGGGATGCCCCAAGCCCTCCggtcccccttccccaggctcacGTAGTCCGTAACGAAGTCCTTCTCCTCCACCTtcctcttcttgctgctgctcaggTACTCGGAGATGGCTCGTGCCCGCTCCCCGTTGGGCAGCGCCAGGGAGCTCTGGGGCAGGGGGACGCAGCATTAGGGGCCGTGAGCCGCAGTGCCCGGCTCCTAGGACAGGCAGCACCAATGCAGGGCTGCGACCAGCTCCCGGGGCACGGAGGGCCCCAGTGCAGCCCCCCCGTGCCGCCAGGCTTGGGTTTCAGCTCCTGCCGAAGGAGCGAGGAGGGGGACGCTGCTCAGGGGGGTGGCACGGTTTGCCCACGTGACACGGGAAGGGGTCCCCACGGGGAGAGCTCCCACCCGCACGGCTGTGCCGGCAgcggggccagggagcaggacctgaGGACCTGTCCCCTACATGGCCGCCCGCTGCCGGGGTCCCGGCCGGAGCCTGCGCAGCCGGAGGGAAACGgtgcaagagaaggaaaaggcactTACGGGGCCGGGGTCTCGCTCTGTCGCCGTGGCAAcgcggagcagcagcagcaggagggaaggagggacatGCTGTGCCACCGCCGAGAGCCCCCCAGGAAAGCCACCCACTCCTCCCGGGGTGCTCATGGCAGGGTCAGGCCCAGGGTGGTCCTGGACCCCCGCTAGAGATGACCCCCCCGCagcccaccccgctgccctcccagGAGGTGCTGCTCGGTGGGGGACATTCCCcacccaaacccctcctggccaACAAGTCCCCAGCTCCACTAGCCCAGTTGGGAGCCCGGAGGCACGGACAAGCTGTCCCCCACCCAGCCCTGGCCCCCACCCCAGGGAAGCGTCCAAGCGGGAAGAGCCCAGCACCACCCATTCCCAGGTGCCaggagggaccccccccccactcacccctGGGCTCGGTGTCATGGACCCCTCGGTCGTCTTTGGCGAGGAGCTGGGCCTGGGCCCCCAGCGCCCCTGAGAGTGCCAGCAGCCCCGAGGCGCTGCCGATGCCCGCGAGGCCGGTGGGCTGCATCCCGGAGGGGTGGGGGGTCAGCGGGATTGGGGGAGCGTGGTGGGAGAGGTGCTGGGtctggagctggtgctggagaggaggaggaggagaaagcagagcCGAAGGGCCGCGTCAGAACAGCCACCGgccagggtggggggggaagaggcTGCTCCTCCCCACCGGCAGCCCTGGGCagccagggcacggggaggtggGTGAGGAGGGGCAGGGGACGCTCCCAGGGTGCCCCCAGCCAAGCTGCGGGGGCCACCACGTccctcccgccgcctcctcccACCCTGCGACAGGAGCTACTGGGACAGATGGGGAACCCTACTGGTATCCATACGGATGGGGGACCCTACCCGTATCCATACCACCGTACCACTGCGGTCTTGAGGGAATAACCGAGGTGTGGGGATGGTggcgacccccctccccacctctacCCGGGCCACAGGGCGTCAGGACACAGCAACACGCACCAGCCATCACCCCCGCACCCCACTTTGACACTGCAGCGTCACCTCCACCCCGAGTACTGCTGGCAGCCCCCCAAAccaacccctcctcccccccgacTCAGCCACGGGTGGGAGAAGGCAatgagggcagggggctgcagcccaCCCCCGCGTACTCGGGGCAGGATGGGTCTCCAGCCCAGGGAGGCACCATCGCCTGCGGGAGCCCAGCACCccccggccgggggcggggggtggcgggAAGGGATGGGCAGAGGGTTGACGTACCCCGATCGCCGCGTTCAGGTCGGTCATAGTCACCTGCTTCGCACGCTCCACGGCCTGGACcacctgctgctggtgctgcgggGAGAGAAGAGGGCGTCAGCACCCGGCGATGCCCCCGCCAACTCCTGCGGCGAGCAGGGGCTGCGGCGGTCTCATTTCTTCAGGGGATGGGGCAaagccagccccccccccccaaagtgcaGGGCCTGGGTCCCCGAGCAGGGATGCTCCCTGTGCCCCCAAGGAGCTCTGCACGCCCGGGCAGGGTCGGAGGGCTCACCCACCTCCTGAGACAGGAACGGGATGAGCTGGGCGCAGATCACGTTGAGCCGCTTCGCAATCTCCgtctggcagcagcagaaaggcagcaCCCATCAGGGcaaggggcagagctgcccccacGCCGAGTGGCCCCCACACCGCAGCAGacccctccccaggcaggcagatgCCCCCTCCCCGTCGCCACCCAAGCAGCCACAGGGTGCTAGCGCTTGGCCCCAAAACCTGCTGCTCAGCACCAAGGAGCAGAAACACCCCAGGAGGGGAGGCGACCAGGGAAGGTCTCCTTCCTAACGCACCCCCTCCATGAGCCCAGCAtcctccacccccaccccgagAGCCCCAGGATggctcccacctcctcccagccAGGAACATGGAGCCCCATGCCACCGAGGGCCACCCCCCAGCAAGCCTCCAGCCCCCGCGGGTCAGGGTCCCGGCCCCGACAGGCTCCCCTCCGCCCTCGGCGCAGCCTCCTGCCGGCACCACAACCGCTAATTGCCGCTCTCCCGGCCCGCAGGAAGCCCTGGAGAGGTGCtctccttccagctgctgtttttctgcaaCACTCGAGTGCCACGGGCAATCAGGAACGCCGAGCGCGGGAGCAGTGCGGGGAGGGAGAGCGGCGGCACGCTGCGCCGTGCCGCGCTCCCATCGCGCCCCACAACCAGGGTAggggcccccgccagccccacgcTGTACGTCCCAGGCTGGAGGGGGGGGCGAGCACAGACATGAAACCATCCCCAAGCCCACAGACAcatccctggggctgcagggtgccctaAGCACCAGTGGGTGACAGCCGGGAGAGCCGCCACGGCTCGAGGCAAGAGCGGAGCCGTCCACGCTGCTCCTCATCGTGCAGAGCCGGGGACCCCACCCCACCTCAGCAGCGGAGAGGGGGCAGAGATCAGCAGCTCTCCCTAAACCCAGGCACCCTCCGCTTCTGGACAGGCAGGGGATGCCTCAGGCTCCCGGTAAGGTGCTGTCCCAGGCTCCGAGGATCTCCCTGCCCATCCCGGTGGGGAGGATGAAAGCGTTATGGAGCCAGCACGGGGCTGAGAGGAGGGGGTCGAACCCAGACCCTCTTGTCAGCCCTAGGTGGAGACCAGAGGCTGAAGGGCCCCAACAGCCAGGGACGGAGCTGACCCCCGCCGGGACCTCGGGCACATCTCCCGTGCCCGGCCGGCGCAGGCACCGCAGTGCCAGGGCGAAGGGGCCGCAACGCTGCCCGGCCGGTGTGGGGACACAGACCCAGGGACAACCCGTGCCACCCAAAGCAGCCACCGACCCGTTTTTGCCAGACCCACAGAGAGCAGAAACAATCCGGCACCCGCCCTCGCTTCCCCTTccgagggaggaaaaaagagaaagaaaagaaagaaaagggggggagcAAGGAGATTTGGCAGCCGGCAGTTCTGGGAAGGATTTAGCTGTCTCCCGGGGCCGGCAGTGATGGATTCTCTTCCCTAATGCACTGATGGGCAGCAGCTCCTTGGGGAGAGCTGCCTCCAATTCACTCGCACTCGTTAATGTGCAATTTACTGGCACTTTAACGCTCTCAGCATGAAAAATGATCATGCTgtttgcagccccccccccccgcccccagccaccAGCACCGTTACCTCCCCTCTGGCTCGCGGTGAGCAAGTCCAAGGCCCGGCGCATTCGGGGAGGTGGTTTTATAAAAAGCTACAGGCCCCTTCCATgccaaaaagaaagggaaaaaaaaaaaaaaacaaacaataaaaaaaattaacatctccTGCTCGTTCCTATCTTGAGCCTCCCCTGCCGAGCCTGGAGAGCTgcaccaccacagccagccccccagccccgtttTCCtccaaacaaacccagagcaaaaCCACCCCGCGCCTCGGCCCGTGCCGGTGCCAGCGCCGCTGACGCCAGCGCCGCAGGAGCCGGGTGCCCGGGGAGCCTCTGGGGGATGCCAGGCTGGGCGCAGCGGGGACGGAGGCAACCCCGCGCCAAGGCGCTACCCTGCCTTCGCCCAAGCGCTTCctcggggggtcccagggcagccGAGAGCGCTCGGGACCCCCACCCGTGCCCACGAGCAGCGCCAGAtctggaggaaaggggaggagagcCGGCGACCCGATCTCCCCGCGGCAGCGATAACCCGCGGCTCCCGCGCAGGCGGTTCCCATTTTTCACACAATGGCCGCTGGCTGTCAGAGCAGACTTACGGGCCCTTGTTAAAAGTGCAGACAGCTCGCTGGCGGGTGGCCAGCGGCACCTGGGACCGGCAGAAAACACGAGCCTGcgagggccggggcgggggagaaCCGGCAGCCAGATGAGAGAAGCACGCAGTCCTCCGGGGAGGGGGCACCAAGCCCGGCGGACCCTCGGCATCGCCCCTCACGAGGGCGGCTTCACGCCTCCTTCTCGGTCGCAACGGCGGCACGGGGCAGGGGATGCCGCGGGAAACGACGAGAGCGGCAGAAAACACCCACCCGGCGGGCGCAAAGCCGGCAAGAGCGGCCGTCAGCCCACCCTGTGCCGGCACCCCCGCGCCACCCGCCCGAGCCGGCTCCCGCGCAACAGTTGGCGAAGGCggtggcggggcgcggggcgggaaGGAAGGAGGCCGCGGCGGCTGCACGCCTCGCCAGGCTCCTCCACAGcctctttaaaaatagatgaGAAGAAACCTTCTGTCTCAGAGCAGCTGGTGACCCGGAGCACGGCACagcgggaggaagggagggatgggaaggcagcaaggggcgggggggggggatgtgcaACCCCGAGCCCTCGGGGAGCCCACCCCGCACCCACggcccagccccctcctccccacctcagGATGCTCCTCGGTCCCCAGCTGGCACCGGGCGCTTGCAAAGGCAGCGAGCCAGAGCTCGTCACCCCGCTGTGACGCTGCAGCACCCCACGGGAGCCGCTCTCCTCCACGACGGTCCCCAAGCGGCCGCTCACACCTGGGACCACATCCCCCACAAGCACAACCTTCCCTGGACTACGGCAGGGAGCGACCTCCCACGCTTTTTGTGGGAAGGGAGGACCCCGAAGGGCCCGGTTGGTgaggtggggacaggggacgAGGGACAGGGGAGCCGGGACAACGCTCCCGTCCCACCCCGACTCACCTGTTTGTGCATCTCAATGTTCAGGCCGTAGGACATCTCATAGTACTGCGAGGGAGAGAAGGCAGCATCAGCACGGCTGGGGAGCCCGGGGGGGGACTCACAACCAGAAAATCCTCTTCGGTGCTGGCACGCGGGGTCAGCCCGGCCACAAACATCCGCACTGTGGCCAGGCCAGGAGGAGAACACGGTCCCCAACTCCTCGCCTGGGAGCAGAGGTCTCTCCGGCACACGGCCACAGCCCACGGAACGGACACGGTCCCCCCCCCGGGCTCCCGCTGTCGGCGGGAGAGGAGACGACCCGCACGGTGGCTTTGCCACCCCGAGCTGCGGCAGCAAGTCCTGCTCAAACACCACAGTTTGTTTCGGGGGAAAACCAGACAATAACAGCCACAGGAACCAGATCTCAGGGCCTGGCCACACAACCCAAACGCAAAGGGAAGCCAAAGCATCCCAGGGCTGCGTGTCCTTTGATGGTTCGGAGGAGACACCCCCCACCGCCCTCCTCCTTTCAGGTGGAGCTCACTAACCATGACATAATGACGCtggatttctgttttttctgttgccAGCTTTTCACATTCTAACTTCaagctgtaaaaataaagagaagaaagagagagggaggaagagagagggagagaccccctgctcccccccccccagacaaGATCTCCCAGGCTGGACAGAGCACGAGCCCTCCCAGCGCACCACGTGCTTCAGCCTCCTGCTCTCAGATTCAATCCCATCTCCCAGCACAAGCCAAGAAAACCACCTGAAAGAGGGTGGGAAGGGGCTGATCAAGAGGAGATGGACAGCAAAGGGATCCAGGCGTCAGGGAGCAATCTGCACGGAgttttaacccccccccccctccccagcatctgCTTCCCAAATGGAGCGAGCTGCAAAGCCGAGCTGCGTTTCAAACCTTGCTCTGCCCAGCACCGCGTGGGGAAGGGGAGGTGATCCTGGCCAGCGGCAGGGGGGGGATCCCAGGGACTCCAGGGCTGCTAAGtgacagctccagctcagcccagaAGCCGGGCTCTGGAAGCCCACTACCCTCATCCCAGTGCTTTttggcaggaggagggcgagTTTTCCCCCTCCAACGGTGTCATTTCAAGCTACCAAGGTGGTGCTTGGCACAGCCGTTCCTCCAGATGGACCAGTGCCCGCAGCAGCATGGGACGGCGCTTCCCGCCAGCCCGCACTGATGCCCAGTGCCGAGGGGGAGCCCGCCTCTCGCCAGCGCCAGTT includes the following:
- the LOC142094027 gene encoding LOW QUALITY PROTEIN: transducin-like enhancer protein 1 (The sequence of the model RefSeq protein was modified relative to this genomic sequence to represent the inferred CDS: inserted 2 bases in 1 codon; deleted 1 base in 1 codon); this translates as MGRQFFASHVGAGRSRGLPLAGGRGDCPHGPGPTWSWRWRSFIDRAPQSGGRGGGAGAPGPAGRGGGAGPARCGAVRCGAVRLGSARPAPPQGRAPGSGTSSAGLIRSCGASPGPGPEPASGPEQREGSWACPVPKMFPQNRPPAHLQAPSAASGAAVAASAIPSTPQSLKLTYPETLDRIKEEFQFLQNQYHSLKLECEKLATEKTEIQRHYVMYYEMSYGLNIEMHKQTEIAKRLNVICAQLIPFLSQEHQQQVVQAVERAKQVTMTDLNAAIGHQLQTQHLSHHAPPIPLTPHPSGMQPTGLAGIGSASGLLALSGALGAQAQLLAKDDRGVHDTEPRERDPGPSSLALPNGERARAISEYLSSSKKRKVEEKDFVTDYGSDADKSEDNLVVDEDPSSPHSVHSYSSRENGVEKVPLGRKEAIPLSPTSMASSSSTSPSRSKDVPTVEKAGTPSLKSSTPTSQGDVVAPGSSGAQQFRPTAAKAPVDPLGELGPARARGGEGAALVPPAPIGTXTLHATSLLAALGLRNPLGVQSPYSATFGMAHPAVNGDMAGTGAYASLHLMSPQLNGAAAAVGAGSYGRSPLVGYDPHPHMRIPGLAAGMQVGTSGKPAYSFHVSADGQMQPVPFPPDALIGSGIPRHARQLHTLTHGEVVCAVTISNSTRHVYTGGKGCVKVWDVGQPGTKTAVAQLDCLNRDNYIRSCKLLPDGRSLIVGGEASTLSIWDLAAPTPRIKAELTSSAPACYALAISPDAKVCFSCCSDGNIVVWDLQNQTLVRQFQGHTDGASCIDISNDGTKLWTGGLDNTVRCWDLREGRQLQQHDFSSQIFSLGYCPTGEWLAVGMESSNVEILHVTKPDKYQLHLHESCVLSLKFASCGKWFVSTGKDNLLNAWRTPYGASIFQSKETSSVLSCDVSTDDQFIVTGSGDKKATVYEVIY